A single region of the Podospora pseudopauciseta strain CBS 411.78 chromosome 1, whole genome shotgun sequence genome encodes:
- a CDS encoding hypothetical protein (CAZy:CE16; COG:O; EggNog:ENOG503NV3N) produces the protein MRFSIILAGASASIAAASRGRKSFDNLVAFGDSYTDNGRLGYYINNGGQAPPPGQYHSVSNTTASGGLTWAQFAAQDAGARLIDYAVSGATCSNKIVERDFAFIGRSFPSVLEDEIPSFTADVKFKSIFPNRTPENTVYALWIGTNDLGFDAFLSDSQAPGTTISDFVDCIWSVFDTIYKTGGRRFVLLNEAPLELSPLYAHPDNGGTGDSQFWNTKTNYNVTQYGQKIKQYTTNVNTIFDYGVPFQVAIKSRWPKATFDLFDVHSLLVDIYNQPQSFLDAPYNVTGYYRHCSSTGGDCVDQTALGGLSGFLWYDELHPSTKTDEIIADHFLDVVSGKSKYGTRYGRK, from the exons ATGCGGTTTTCTATCATTCTCGCCGGCGCCTCTGCCTCTATTGCGGCCGCCAGCCGTGGCCGCAAGTCCTTCGATAATCTGGTCGCCTTTGGCGACAGTTATACCGACAACGGCCGTCTAGGCTACTACATCAACAATGGCGGGCAAGCACCTCCCCCGGGCCAGTATCACTCGGTGTCAAACACGACGGCTAGCGGTGGTCTCACATGGGCTCAGTTTGCGGCCCAGGATGCTGGTGCCAGGCTCATCGACTATGCTGTCAGCGGCGCGACATGCTCCAACAAGATCGTCGAGCGTGATTTTGCTTTCATCGGCCGGTCATTCCCTTCAGTGCTAGAAGATGAGATCCCATCTTTCACAGCAGATGTCAAGTTCAAGTCCATCTTCCCTAACCGGACACCCGAGAATACGGTGTATGCCCTGTGGATCGGAACCAACGACCTCGGTTTCGATGCCTTCCTTTCTGACTCCCAAGCTCCCGGGACCACGATTTCCGACTTTGTGGACTGCATCTGGTCCGTCTTTGATACCATCTACAAGACGGGAGGCCGACGGTTCGTTCTGCTGAACGAAGCCCCTCTTGAGCTCTCGCCGCTGTACGCACACCCGGACAATGGTGGGACTGGAGACAGCCAGTTCTGGAACACCAAGACGAACTACAACGTCACACAGTACGGCCAAAAGATCAAGCAATACACTACAAACGTCAACACTATCTTTGACTACGGCGTCCCATTTCAAGTGGCCATCAAGTCGCGTTGGCCAAAGGCAACTTTTGACCTCTTCGATGTTCACAGCTTGTTGGTCGACATTTACAACCAACCACAGAGCTTCTTGGACGCTCCCTACAACGTAACGGGCTATTACCGCCATTGCTCGTCGACTGGGGGTGACTGTGTCGACCAGACAGCTCTCGGTGGCCTGTCTGGTTTCTTGTGGTACGATGAATTGCATCCTTCGACCAAGACAG ATGAAATCATTGCGGATCACTTCCTTGATGTTGTTTCAGGAAAGTCCAAATACGGGACCCGGTATGGAAGGAAGTAA
- the HIS5 gene encoding histidinol-phosphate transaminase (EggNog:ENOG503NV21; BUSCO:EOG09262K9A; COG:E), which yields MSPFNLETCARPNILALEPYRCARDDYKDDGTNVLLDANENAYGPPLPPSITGLVQAQSSLGPVIDLPGLNRYPDPHQVPLKQLLCNLRQTHVHTQKKLSPANLFVGVGSDEAIDALIRAFCRPGQDKILVCPPTYGMYSVSAQVNDVSLVKIPLLPGPDFQLDVPSILSALSSPDASTIKLAYFCSPGNPTGSLLSKSSIGSILAHPTWNGVVVVDEAYIDFAPDSASLAEWVVEFPNLVVMQTLSKAFGLAGIRLGAAFTSPGIARLLNALKAPYNVNNITSAIAEYALSPAGLEVMRANKAALLEQRDRLLREMPTIPGVGKLMGGTESNFLLYEMLNKDGQPDNAVALAVYEGLAETKGVVVRFRGKEHGCLGCLRITVGTEDEVTRFLEAIKKQLEQVRGMDVRSDEEEKEKAASAVVA from the exons ATGTCGCCCTTCAACTTGGAAACTTGCGCTAGACCAAACATTTTGGCCCTCGAACCTTATCGCTGCGCACGAGA CGACTACAAAGATGACGGCACCAACGTCCTTCTCGATGCCAACGAGAACGCCTATggcccccctctccctccgtcCATCACAGGCCTTGTTCAGGCCCAATCCAGCCTCGGTCCTGTAATCGACCTCCCCGGCCTCAACCGCTACCCAGACCCTCACCAAGTCCCCCTCAAGCAGCTCCTCTGCAACCTCCGCCAAACCCACGTCCACACCCAAAAGAAGCTCTCCCCAGCCAACCTCTTCGTCGGCGTCGGCTCTGATGAAGCCATCGACGCCCTCATCCGCGCCTTCTGCCGCCCAGGTCAGGACAAGATTCTTGTCTGCCCGCCAACCTACGGGATGTACTCCGTCTCGGCCCAAGTAAACGACGTCTCCCTCGTcaaaatccccctcctcccgggTCCCGACTTCCAACTCGAcgtcccctccatcctctccgccctctcctcccccgatGCAAGCACCATCAAGCTAGCCTACTTCTGCTCCCCGGGTAACCCAACcggctccctcctctccaaatcctccatcGGGTCGATCCTCGCCCACCCAACCTGGAACGGCGTCGTGGTCGTCGACGAGGCCTACATCGACTTCGCGCCCGACTCGGCCTCCCTCGCCGAATGGGTCGTCGAGTTCCCCAACCTCGTCGTGATGCAGACCCTCTCCAAGGCGTTCGGGCTGGCGGGTATCCGTCTCGGTGCTGCCTTCACCTCGCCCGGAATTGCCAGGCTTCTCAACGCGCTCAAGGCTCCCTACAACgtcaacaacatcacctcCGCGATCGCAGAGTacgccctctcccccgccgGCCTGGAGGTCATGAGGGCGAACAAGGCTGCTCTGCTGGAGCAGAGGGACAGGTTGCTGAGGGAGATGCCCACGATCCCCGGCGTGGGCAAGCTCATGGGCGGGACCGAGAGCAACTTTTTGCTGTACGAGATGCTCAACAAGGACGGGCAGCCGGACAATGCTGTTGCGCTGGCTGTGTACGAGGGTCTGGCGGAGACCAAGGGCGTGGTTGTCAGGTTCAGGGGCAAGGAGCACGGGTGCTTGGGCTGCCTGAGGATCACGGTTGGcaccgaggacgaggtgacGAGGTTCTTGgaagccatcaagaagcagctTGAGCAGGTCCGGGGGATGGATGTGCGAAgcgatgaagaggagaaggagaaggctgccaGTGCCGTTGTTGCGTAA
- a CDS encoding hypothetical protein (CAZy:GH76; COG:G; EggNog:ENOG503NWGR), with the protein MRFVKYARPVAVPAVIISAVAPKELNISDSLSIKGVAKTVAANAMSYYSGTPEKFVDLPQPYYWWQAGALMGSMLDYSHYTGDHSYDKLIARGLLDQVGPDFDYMLPTHFGQEGNDDQAFWGMSVMAAAERNFPQPDPNVPGWLDMGANIFDSLAGRWNTTACQGGLLWQIFASNPNGLDYKNTVSNGGFFQIAARLARATGNKTYSDWAEKVWDWTEAIGMIDKFGNVYDGAHASKDCKDTNPVTFSYSASIYIYGAAVMADVTQDKKWTERTERMVEASRSFFSPFENATNIMYEHACEQVDKCNQDMRSFKAYFSRFVYAAARYVPSIKPAIEELWHTSVEAAAKTCTGGASGTQCSHKWYTGAFDGNPGLGQEMSALETIQGLLALDAEAPLKGGEIKTVRAFADQNAVKGDSETASGPAPTPTPESDSAAGSQTEAGTQTSGALRRRTVPVRGWW; encoded by the exons ATGAGGTTTGTCAAGTATGCGAGACCCGTAGCGGTCCCGGCAGTCATCATATCTGCCGTTGCGCCGAAAGAGCTCAACATCTCTGATTCAC TCTCCATCAAGGGCGTTGCCAAAACCGTCGCCGCCAACGCCATGTCTTACTACTCGGGCACCCCTGAGAAATTTGTTGACCTTCCTCAGCCCTACTACTGGTGGCAAGCCGGTGCCCTGATGGGCAGCATGCTCGACTACTCTCACTATACGGGCGACCACAGTTACGACAAGCTGATCGCAAGGGGACTCTTGGATCAGGTTGGCCCCGACTTTGACTATATGCTCCCCACTCACTTTGGCCAAGAAGGTAATGACGATCAAGCATTCTGGGGAATGTCTGTCATGGCCGCCGCGGAGAGGAACTTTCCCCAGCCAGACCCGAATGTTCCCGGGTGGTTGGATATGGGTGCCAACATTTTCGACTCGCTGGCTGGCAGGTGGAATACCACTGCTTGCCAGGGTGGGCTTTTGTGGCAGATCTTTGCCTCAAACCCGAACGGACTCGACTACAAAAACACCGTCAGCAACGGCGGCTTCTTCCAGATTGCGGCCAGACTGGCCCGCGCCACCGGGAACAAGACGTACAGTGACTGGGCGGAAAAGGTTTGGGACTGGACGGAAGCCATCGGCATGATTGACAAGTTTGGAAACGTCTACGACGGCGCCCATGCGAGCAAGGACTGCAAGGACACCAACCCGGTCACGTTTTCTTACTCTGCCAGCATCTACATTTACGGAGCTGCCGTCATGGCCGACGTCACCCAGGACAAGAAGTGGACCGAGAGGacggagaggatggtggaggcgAGCAGGAGCTTTTTCAGCCCGTTTGAGAACGCCACCAACATCATGTACGAGCACGCGTGCGAGCAGGTGGACAAGTGCAACCAGGACATGAGGAGCTTCAAGGCGTACTTTTCGAGATTTGTCTATGCGGCCGCGAGGTATGTTCCGAGTATCAAGCCGGCGATCGAAGAATTGTGGCATACTTCGGTCGAGGCGGCTGCGAAGACTTGCACAGGCGGTGCGAGCGGGACCCAGTGCAGCCACAAGTGGTATACCGGTGCCTTTGATGGAAACCCGGGCTTGGGCCAGGAGATGTCCGCGCTGGAGACGATTCAGGGCTTGTTGGCTTTGGACGCGGAAGCACCGTTGAAGGGGGGCGAAATCAAGACTGTGAGGGCGTTTGCTGATCAGAATGCCGTAAAGGGTGATTCTGAGACGGCTTCAGGtccagcaccaacaccgacaCCTGAATCGGACTCGGCGGCGGGCTCCCAGACCGAGGCCGGGACGCAAACCTCGGGTgcgttgagaaggaggactGTTCCcgtgagggggtggtggtag